In the genome of Blastocatellia bacterium, the window ATCACCTGGTTCTATCCCCACGCGCTTGGCGGGCCCTTCGGCGAACACTTCAATGACGACTACGGCCGCTCCCGGCACCGAGGAGAACACTCTCCGCTCTGCCTCTCCGAGGGAGGCGATATTCGCTGCGCGGACGCCAATCCATCCCTGTGCTGAAGAAGAGCGCCTTGCCGCTTGCGCAGCGTTTTGAGCTTCAAAAACGGCACGCTGGGCTTGGATCAGCGCCGTCTGAGCATTCATGAGAAGCCGCTTGGTCAGAGCGCGCAAACTCTCGGTCGAGCGTACGATATATGTTCCCGGGGCGTACTCTTCGGCCACTCCGAGCACCTCGCCTCTCTCCGTGAAGATGACCCCTCCATCGGCCGACCACTCCGAGGTGGGAAGCTCCAGCCAAAGCTTCGGTCGAGTCGAAGCTGTTTCTGAAAGAGCCTCGGTGGAGAGCGGCGCTTCAAGCTTCAAACGCGCCGCCTCCAGCTTGAATCGCATTGGCAAAAGGTTGTGCCGCGAGGCAGTAGCGTCCTTCCTTCTTCGTGATGGCGTCGTGCGCGCGGGTGCTCGAGGCGAAACGCTGGCTCTTTCGTCGGCGCGAGCCATCTTCGGGATTTGAGCGAGGACCTTCACCGGAGCTTCCTCTCTCCACGTCGTTCCCTCGCGCACAAAGGGCGGAGGGGTGACGCCTAAGCTCGGGACCTCTAGAACAGCATACCCCGTCGTCTCGTCCCATCGGACGAACGTCGGGCGAAGCGCACGACCATCGCGCGTGAGGACCGTCACATCGGCCTTTTGCGGATCGGGGATCGCACTCATCAAACGCACGAGGATGCGACCGCGTTCATCCACGACGAGTCCCGTCGTGATATTGGTGATTTGTTGCGATCGAGCCAAGCCATCTAAGGCGGAAGCCTGGATCCCTTGTTGTCGCAAGCTCTCGAGCAAATCGCGCACGTCGACGCGATGGATGATCGTGACGAGCCAAGGTGGAGGAAGCACTTCTGGCGTGCCGGAAGAGCGATCACGGTGCTGAGCCACAGGGTGTGAAGCCACTTCCAAGCCGATCGGTTGCGCGAGCGCGGGATTCCATCCAACCACGGTGGCAATCGCAAGACCGAGCCCAAAGGCCCGCAGCCATCCGAACCCTTTACCAGGGACGGGCCCGTGTCGATCCTTTGGTCCTACGTGTTGCCGTCTCATAGGATCCTTCGCTGTTCCTCTCGAAGGGCCGGGGTCGGTCGTGGGATGAGAGGCCGTGAGCCGAAGACGACCGGCGGAATGGCCAGCACGCTCTCCTCCTGCGTCTCCTCATTTCGCAGAAGCAGGACCACGCCATCCTGAAGCGAGGAATCGTCGAGAAGATCCACCAAATTAGTCCTCGAAAATTCGGCGGAAGAGCCCTCAAGTTTCTCCGCCAAACTCACTGTGGTTGTCGAAGGGCTTCGAGGATGATCGGAGTGCGCCAGTGAGGGGAGTGAGTCATGCTCCTTCGAACGGGTGATCTCAGACAGTTGAGACGAGCGGGCCTGCGGGGTCGCTGACGGCGAAGCGGAGGATATTGGCGCCGTCGTAGGATTGACGGCAGGCGGGCGAGCGATATGCACCTCATCGGGCACTGTGTGGCGTTCTCCCCCAAGGGTGAAAAGTAGAGCGAAGGCCAAGCCTCCAAGCGCCACGAGCGCGAGCGCTCTCGGCCACACCGCGAACGTGCGCGCTGATGAAACCGTGGAGGCGTGCAGCCGCGCGCGAAGCCGGTGTCCGAAGTCCTCCGGTACGGGAACGTCGGCGAGCGTAGCCAGCGCTCGTCGGAGTTGCCCCATGTCGTCGAGATAGGCTTG includes:
- a CDS encoding DUF3379 domain-containing protein — protein: MMTTCGRLRRAVEPDRPIPGWAQAHLAECTACQAYLDDMGQLRRALATLADVPVPEDFGHRLRARLHASTVSSARTFAVWPRALALVALGGLAFALLFTLGGERHTVPDEVHIARPPAVNPTTAPISSASPSATPQARSSQLSEITRSKEHDSLPSLAHSDHPRSPSTTTVSLAEKLEGSSAEFSRTNLVDLLDDSSLQDGVVLLLRNEETQEESVLAIPPVVFGSRPLIPRPTPALREEQRRIL
- a CDS encoding PDZ domain-containing protein gives rise to the protein MRRQHVGPKDRHGPVPGKGFGWLRAFGLGLAIATVVGWNPALAQPIGLEVASHPVAQHRDRSSGTPEVLPPPWLVTIIHRVDVRDLLESLRQQGIQASALDGLARSQQITNITTGLVVDERGRILVRLMSAIPDPQKADVTVLTRDGRALRPTFVRWDETTGYAVLEVPSLGVTPPPFVREGTTWREEAPVKVLAQIPKMARADERASVSPRAPARTTPSRRRKDATASRHNLLPMRFKLEAARLKLEAPLSTEALSETASTRPKLWLELPTSEWSADGGVIFTERGEVLGVAEEYAPGTYIVRSTESLRALTKRLLMNAQTALIQAQRAVFEAQNAAQAARRSSSAQGWIGVRAANIASLGEAERRVFSSVPGAAVVVIEVFAEGPAKRVGIEPGDVLLQYDGQAVTSVERLAELIARTPIGLSVPVMIWRKGDVKRLLLPIEERPSGLMPEPPPPPPPPPPPPAPRADAETSARWTLTRLGLRVMDLTEQLADFFGAGEGRGVLVLEVTPDGPAALAGIRAGDVIVGLGPTPIRNRLDLQRALHSLAAEIAPLRLIREREPLVVTLRLN